A stretch of DNA from Thermococcus sp. Bubb.Bath:
TGGCATTCCACGTGTTTTTTCATAGCTTCCCTTTCTCTCACTCTCCCCGGAGCCTGCAAAGAAATCCTGGGCTTCCTTAATCCCAAGCTGTGCACCTGCTTGCAAGATATAGACGATCGAGAGGGGCATTGTGAGTGCCCCCGGGCTTTTTCCAAGACCCGAAATGTGGTAAACCCCCATCTGTTATCACCCCCTGAATTTTCCAACAAAAACAAGGCCGTAACCAAACTCCTTCATTTCCCCTATTTTTGGAGCGACAGTTACGTTCCCTTCCGCTCTCATCCACACGACGGTTCCAGCTGGGAGGGCCCATCTGATCGGCTTTGGCTTCTTCTCCTCCATATCCCATCCGGTAACTGGGATGGGCCTGTCAGTGAAGATCTTGAGGACTTTAGCTCCTTCAATTTCTTTTTCGAAGAACTCAGTTACACTGTTCCCGTTGATAATCAATGGTGTTGCAAAGTAGAGCTTGAACGTTTTACCTAGTTCTATGGGCTCGCTATTCAATGGAAATTCTTCGGTTTCGGAGGGATGGATCTTAAATTCCGCGAACCTGCTTTCCCCTCCAAGCTTCAGTATCCCAGAACTTCCAAGGACTTTTTGAAGTTCTTCTTCATTTTTAGATACATAGACAACAATTCCAGCGTTCTCTTTGAATCGTAGGGTAGTTATTCTGTAAAGGAGGCCCTCCTCTGTGGTTTTAGCGCTGTTAAGTCCTATACCGACCCTGACTTCATTCTTATAAACCTTCTCCGGCTCTATGATATCCTCCTCCATAACCCCTGGACTTAAAGTGCCACCGAGGTAGTCTTTCAAGGTTCCGTAGTCAATGAATCCATTCGCCGGGGAGAAGTGGAGAGTCCTCTTTCCCTCCCGAACGGCCATGACTGCCCAGTTGTCAGGGTTGTCAGAGGGCGTTTTGTGGGGTTCCAAAAACGCCAGCTTCTCCTCGGCTTCAACCACGTCCATCGGGATTCTGAAGAGAGGCTCATCGTTCAGGCTGAAGAATGCTCCCTGAATTGAAAAGTTGGGCTTTTTGTTTTTGAGATCAATCAGCTTTCTCCTCTCTTCTGTATGGTAGAGGAATCCCATTATGGCCCCCGCTATCGTGTGGGGCATCGGCTCAATGCTCTCGGCGACATGGTTTTCCCCGGCCGAAAAGTCCCTGCTCTCCCTGAAGAACAGGACATCATAGGGGGTTATCGTCATCTTGATCATAGGCCCACCCCCATCTCCTTGAGGATTTTCAAAAGATGCGCCGCCCCGCGGAGCTGTTTTCTCAGGACGATGCCTGCTATCCCAGGGGCTTTACCGCTGGGAGCCGCCGCTGTAAGTTTCTCCTCCAATTTGAAAATCCAAAGGGAGCTTTCACGCCCCTTGAATAACTCATTGAGACCGTTCTCGACCTCTTGGTATTCATCACTGACCCCTTCCCTCTCTGGATCGTCAACCACGACGCTTTGTATGAGCTCATTGAACCTATTTACGAGATCTCTAAGCGTTTTATCTCCCCTGAATCCACTCCTCTCAAGGTCTTCCTTGGAGAGTTTTACCCTCACGTTCCTCGCGACCCATAGGAATTCAGCGAGCCTCTTGAAAACCCGTTGTTGGGATTTCTCGTCTTTTTCATAGTTCGAGTGCCTCCCCATTTCGTATTTGAGGAGGTTGATTATGGCCTTTGGCTCGTTGGGCCAGACTTCAATGCCCTCCGCTATCTCATAGATTATCCTGTTGCTGAGTCCACCTTCTTCATTACCGAGCTCTTCCAGAAGGTTCTGAAGTGGCTTTCCAAAGACTCCCCAGTTGAGGGAAACCCTGTAGTATGAACCGCTGTGCTTGAGGTAGCCCACGGCGAGAGCGTTTCTTCCGCTCTCCTTCGCGAGGTGCTCCATCTCGTTGACCCGCCTCACCGCCGAATAGAGGGGCTCCTTGTAATAGAGGAAAAGGAGACCAGCACTCATGCTCCTCGTCTTGCCCTGCAATGGTTCAAACTCCTCCCAGTCTTCCCTGAAGGTTTTCTGAAGTTCGAAGACAAGGGAAACGGCCTCGTTTGCCGGCACGAGGGCGAACACGTCATCTCCACCTGCGTAAAGCAACTCGGCTCCGTGAGAATCACTCAATAAAGGAACGGCGTTGACGGCGAAGTTGCTGAGGGAGCGGGTTATGCCTATGTGAACCGTTGGTGTTACAGGGCGGTTTATCCTGGGAACCGCATTGGATACCGAACTGTGGGCGTATTCCTCAAGTGTCTTCACGGCCTCCGTCCCGCTTATTACCTTACCCATGTTGTCCCCGTCCATCTTGAGGATGGCATAGTATTTAGGAGGTTCGCCGATAATCTTTGAAAGCTCCTCAACTAAAGACCGAATGGCGTCAACGCTTACCCCTCTAAGGCGGGAGTCATTCTCATCGGTACCATATGCCTTAGCAAGGGACTTCAAATCTCTCAGGTTCTCTATGTAGAAGACCTCGCTGTTGGGCGCCAACCTTCCAAAGGGTATAAGGAGAGCAGTTGCAAGCTTGTCAATTAGAGCCCTGATATCAGGGGATTTTACGCCACCGAAACTATGCCGTTTCCCCCCTTCAATACCAAGCTCCGCCAGTACCTCGTCGTAGACATCTGCCCAGCTAACTGGACGGGATTTTCCATCTGGATCTGTGATGTAGAGTTTATTGGTTTCCTTGAGCTCTATGGCCTTTTCCGTTGGCTTGGCTATCGCAACTTCGCTAACGGATCTGAAAGACATCCTGTCAAGGTACTTCCCCTCAAAGTGATCCTTGACTAGCTTTCCAATTTCCTCACCACTCTTGTGAACAATCCAGTAATCCTCCTTCCACAGGGCGTAGAACCTGTGGTAAAACCTCTTTGCCAGGCAGAGGAGACAGAGCCTCTCTCCCTTCTTGACGTCGTAGATTCCATTGTTGTGAAGATATTCCACGAAGTTCGCCCACTTCTCCCTGACATCTGGGTATGGAGAGTTTCCACCGATCGCCAGGTGCTCACCGCAGAGCATGCACTTGAATCCCCCATCTTCCCCTGGGCGGACGTAGTCCCTCGACTTGAAGTCCGTGGCCTGGTCAAGGAGGAGGAAGAGCTCAGAGTATGAGTGGATGGGGCTCTCGGTGCCATCTGGAATTGCCCCTAGGTATTTCCTGAGCACATCGCTGATGATTTCGTTGAGGTTCAGGGACGTTACGGGGATGCTCTCCACGGTTATCGAGAAATATCCCCTCACTGAATCCTTATAGTCTTCAAACTTTTCTTTTTTCTCTGGTTGAGATTGCTCTTCGTTTTTCCTTTTGACCTTTAGATGTTCCGTAACCTCGTAGAACTCCCACGCCGCTTTTGCAAGCCTCTCAAGGAAGCCCCTTATCTCGTTTTCAATCTCCTCCTCAAGCTTCTTAACATCGGTATCCCCTGGGACCATAACGAGAACCTTGTTGGGCATGTTCCCGATGAGGAGCCTTTTCTCGTAATTGAGAGTACCAAGTTCATGCTCGAAGAATGGCTGACCCCTCAAGTGTGGGAAGATTATCGCGTTCGGCCCGAACTTTCTCCAGATCACCGAGATAGCTAGATATGTGAGCAGGCTGAGCATGTGGCTCCCGGCCCAGAGGTCGCGCTCCGTCCTCGCGTTCCCTATAAACCCCTGGATGGGGGAGAGCTTGAAGCGAAGGAGCTTAAATTCTCCAGATTTAAGGGAGGCGTAGATATCGAGTCTGCTGAGCCAGTCGTGGTCGGGCACGAGGGGGTCGGCGGGGAGATGAACGAGCTCCTCAGCGATGGTGGGATTAAAATTGTTTTCATACAGAGCATTTTCGTATTCTTGCTGGAGCCTCTTTACCAGATTGTCCCACAACTTTGCAAACTTTTCCATTGAATTTGCACTTCTAAGTTCCTCCGCTACCTTTCTTTCGGCCCCTTCAAGTGCTTTCAGGAACCTCTCCTTGGTCTCCCTATCGGTGGTGTTCCAGAACCGTGTGAGGTTTTCAAGGGGCTTCTCTTCCGCACTTATCGGATGTTTAAGAATGAACCGGAAGTCCACGAAGTCCACGTTGTTGAATCCCCGGTTAGCAGGAAGGGGATAGCTTGAGAGCCGCCTCCATGCTGGTGGGAGTTCGTTGACTCTGAGTAAGTTGCCAAGTATCTTTGAGGGAGCAACTTCGATAAGGGCATTTGCGTACGATTCCCAGAGTTTCTCAGGCATCAGAATTCCCTCCTTGGCCATAGAACTACGAATTTTCCATCTATACCCTGAGCTATGTTTTCAATCCACTTTTTGTAGAAGCGGTATGCTGAGGAATTGTTTTCTCCGGTAATAGTTACCAGACCTTTGGCGTATATCCTATTCCATTTGTCTTGTTTATCGAAATAAAAGACGCCACTATAATCAGGGTAGAACTGGGAGGCAAACACTGTGACCATCGGATAAAGTATTCCCCCGATGTCAACGAGGCTCAACCAGTATCCTGAGGCTCTTCTCTCCACCGTGTTTTTCTTTGATCTTAATGCCCCCTCAATATCTTTGTTGTCTGTGGGTACGCTCCCCAACCATCCGGATACCGTTGTACTGTAGTTTGCGTACCTTATCGGCAGTCCAAGGTAGTACCGTTTTTCTCTTGGAGACCGGGATTTGTAAGTTCTCTGGTCAGAGACCTCATTAATAACCTTGTTATCAGTAAGCCTCTCAAATGTGTGGGACAGAGCATAGTCAGCACATCTGAACCTGAACCCACCAGAGAACTTCCTTCCCCGTTTTATATCCAGAAACCAGCGGCCAAAGTTGTCGAGGGCGCTTACCCACTTTTCTTTTCTATCGGAATGATAGCGAATTCCTGCCCATTCCTCCCTGGTGAATATCAACGAATTTTCTTGCTCAAACACTGGATACAGCGGATAATCTGCCCTATCTCTTTTATTTTTTCCGGGGGAGACTCCTAAATTGCCAATGGCTTCATTGAACTGAGAGACAACAGTGGATACCTCTTGTGCGAACTCCCTCAGGGAACCAAAGTTGTTGAACTTGAGATTAAAATCCCCCTTGGTCTTTGTTACCCTCAAACTCCCAGCCCCACGTCTTGCCCTGAAACCAAAGCCTCCCAGGTTTATTGCCATCCACAAAGCCGCTTCTGCCAGGAGAAAAGCGTCCCTATCATGAGAAGACAGTACAACTTCAAACTTTGACCCTGTGTCATAGTACCTAAAGCGGCTTTTTACATCAACTCCTCCAGTGTTTCTATTTTTTCGTTTGTCCAACGCCGAGAAGAACAGGTAATCAACGTATTCCGACCAGACTATAGCTTTTTCGTCTCTCCAGCTGGCGGCATGTTGAAATACACTCCCCTCCCTCTTATCTTTAACCTCAGCCCGAACAAAGACCCTGCTCTTCTTAGCCTCACCACTACCTGCGGAGCCGAAAACCTTTCCCTCCGCTTCCCTAAGTGCCTTGATGTTGTTTCCAAAGTAGTTCCCGGCCAGAGCCCGGAACCACCAGCGCATCACTCCCTTAACACTGGCCGAGCGGAACTCGGCTTTTCTCTGGTCGGCACCGCGCATGAAGAGGGGCGTTATGGCTTCAAGCTCAAAGATGGCCTCATACATCCGTATCCCTCCCGTGAGAACAGACCGGTGGAGTTCTATGATGCATGGTTATGCTCACCAGTGTCAAATGAGGGAAGCCAAATTATAAAAGCTTTTCGTATCTATCTTTATGCTTATGGTGCAGCCAGAGTCGGAACATAAGCCAAAAAATTAGACATAAACTCTAGGAGGTTTCCAGAACAAAATTCCCCATCAGAATTAAAGCCCAAACAGAAACAGCCACTTGACTTTTTCAGTTTCCCAAGTCTTTGGCGATTCTGAAACGCGAGAAAAATCAACCCGCTCGCATTACCCGCGCACGTAGAGGGTGTTTTCCAAGTCTTTGGCGATTCTGAAACTACATCGAGACCATAGACATACCATCCATCGTCGATGAAGAGGTTTTCCAAGTCTTTGGCGATTCTGAAACACAACAGTAGTGCGGGCGCTTGAATCAGACCCGCGCTACGAAGAAAGTTTTCCAAGTCTTTGGCGATTCTGAAACTTCCCCTCCGCCGGAATATTCATAAAACTCCTACGCGAGGTTTCAGGTTTTCCAAGTCTTTGGCGATTCTGAAACGGGGAATGAAGAGAAAAGGATAAGCAAGGTGGATGAGATGAATTTTCCAAGTCTTTGGCGATTCTGAAACCAAAGGTTGTTGTGGAGCAGTACTTACTGAACTACATCAACGCAATTTTCCAAGTCTTTGGCGATTCTGAAACACGGAGCACGGTATTTCTTTCGAGTTCGCCGATATCTTCAACGAATTTTCCAAGTCTTTGGCGATTCTGAAACGGTTAACTTTTTTGCCCCGTTGGGCAGATAAAGTAACGAGCTCATTCCTTATAAGCTTTTGATTCCCTGCCCGCCGGAAAAACTGGGCGCGTGACCCCCGTTCTGGTACCAACCGTGATGCTGACCTCCTCCCCGCCGTGAACGGCGAGGGTTCCAACGAGTTAACCCCTCGCCATTGACGGAGAGGTTTGAGGGGTCTCATTAAGCCCGAACTTCAGTTGGGTCTTCGACCCCTCCGGGAGGGTCTTCCCCCAGTTACCCCTCCCTTGGGCATACAAACCGCCCAAGTTCGGGGTTATGGTTTTCACCACCTTCTTCAGGATATTGAAAGCTCCAACAAGGTCAGCGTTGAAGATAAGCCCCGTTTCGGGACACTTAAATAATCCACGAACAAAACGAGCCCCCTTGTGAGGCTTCCCGCAAACGGGACAAGCCTTCGAAGTGAAAGCCTCATTAACCACCAGAACTTGAATACCATACTCTTCTGCAACCTCTTTCAGGCGTTTTATTACCGTGTTGAACCGCCAAACGTGGGAGAGGAGATAATTCTGCTTCCTGCCCTTGTCGGAGTTCCTACTGATGCCCTTTGGATAGCCCACTACAATTCTGGAAACGCCGAGGTGATAGAGCCTCTCGACGGTTTGTCTTACAGCCGTGTTAATGTAGTGTTTGGCTTGAAGCTTAGCCTTCTGGTGCATTCTGGAGAGTTTCTTACTCTTTTTAGCTCCTGATTTATTGATTAAAGACTGATACTCGGCAATCCTCTTCCTCCAGTAAAAATCAATGCTCTTAAGTGGTCTCCCATTCACTAAGAAACTTTCCCCGTTTTCCACATAGACAGCCATTAGGTTGTTCACTCCGAGGTCTATTCCTGCGGAAAAGTTCCCCAAAGGCTCTCTTGGAACTTCTACCCATTCTCCACCCTGAAGTTTCTTCTCAACGCTTATGCTGATGTGAGCATACCATTTCCGCCTTACGGGGTCATAAGTTATCTCTAACCGTCCTTGCTTGCCTTTAAGGTGAATTCTCCCTTTGAACTGGACTTCCAGTCTCTTGAACTTTCCAAGACCCTTGAGGAGTAGTTTGTTTCCCTCAATCTTGTATTGGTCGTTCCTGAGGATTATTAAGCCTCCTTCTTTGATGTAGTTTGGCGGTTTTGGCTTGAACCAGTCTGGTAGTTCTCCGTTTCTCTTGCTCCTAAGGAGTGAGAAGAAGCTTCTCCAAGCTTCGGCGTTCTTCCTACAAATTTGTTGGACTGTTGCCGAGCCTATCTCGGATTTGAACTCTTCATAAACTATTTTCTCTGTTTTGTTGAAGTCTATTGGCTTCCCCTCAAAGAATTCTTGTCTGCGAAGGTAGTTTGCTCTATTCCAGACTCTGAAGCTGATGAGAACTAACTCTTTGAGGGTTTTCTCTTGGGCTTTTGAGGGTTGGAGTTTAACGGTTACGCTCCTTTTCGTTTTAACTCACGCTCCCATTGGGTTTCAATGTAGTGTTTGACTATTTCGTCAGTTATGTAGCCGACGGAAGCGACGAAGTAGGAGCGAGACCAGAGTCTTCCGCGTGTTGTCTTGCTCCTCAATTCTGGAAACTCTTGGAGGAGTTTTCTCGCAGTCTTGCCCTTCAAGTGGTTCACTATTTTCGCTGGAGATAAGTCTGGCTTGGCTTGGAGGAAGACGTGAACGTGGT
This window harbors:
- the cmr3 gene encoding type III-B CRISPR module-associated protein Cmr3; translated protein: MIKMTITPYDVLFFRESRDFSAGENHVAESIEPMPHTIAGAIMGFLYHTEERRKLIDLKNKKPNFSIQGAFFSLNDEPLFRIPMDVVEAEEKLAFLEPHKTPSDNPDNWAVMAVREGKRTLHFSPANGFIDYGTLKDYLGGTLSPGVMEEDIIEPEKVYKNEVRVGIGLNSAKTTEEGLLYRITTLRFKENAGIVVYVSKNEEELQKVLGSSGILKLGGESRFAEFKIHPSETEEFPLNSEPIELGKTFKLYFATPLIINGNSVTEFFEKEIEGAKVLKIFTDRPIPVTGWDMEEKKPKPIRWALPAGTVVWMRAEGNVTVAPKIGEMKEFGYGLVFVGKFRG
- the cas10 gene encoding type III-B CRISPR-associated protein Cas10/Cmr2 yields the protein MPEKLWESYANALIEVAPSKILGNLLRVNELPPAWRRLSSYPLPANRGFNNVDFVDFRFILKHPISAEEKPLENLTRFWNTTDRETKERFLKALEGAERKVAEELRSANSMEKFAKLWDNLVKRLQQEYENALYENNFNPTIAEELVHLPADPLVPDHDWLSRLDIYASLKSGEFKLLRFKLSPIQGFIGNARTERDLWAGSHMLSLLTYLAISVIWRKFGPNAIIFPHLRGQPFFEHELGTLNYEKRLLIGNMPNKVLVMVPGDTDVKKLEEEIENEIRGFLERLAKAAWEFYEVTEHLKVKRKNEEQSQPEKKEKFEDYKDSVRGYFSITVESIPVTSLNLNEIISDVLRKYLGAIPDGTESPIHSYSELFLLLDQATDFKSRDYVRPGEDGGFKCMLCGEHLAIGGNSPYPDVREKWANFVEYLHNNGIYDVKKGERLCLLCLAKRFYHRFYALWKEDYWIVHKSGEEIGKLVKDHFEGKYLDRMSFRSVSEVAIAKPTEKAIELKETNKLYITDPDGKSRPVSWADVYDEVLAELGIEGGKRHSFGGVKSPDIRALIDKLATALLIPFGRLAPNSEVFYIENLRDLKSLAKAYGTDENDSRLRGVSVDAIRSLVEELSKIIGEPPKYYAILKMDGDNMGKVISGTEAVKTLEEYAHSSVSNAVPRINRPVTPTVHIGITRSLSNFAVNAVPLLSDSHGAELLYAGGDDVFALVPANEAVSLVFELQKTFREDWEEFEPLQGKTRSMSAGLLFLYYKEPLYSAVRRVNEMEHLAKESGRNALAVGYLKHSGSYYRVSLNWGVFGKPLQNLLEELGNEEGGLSNRIIYEIAEGIEVWPNEPKAIINLLKYEMGRHSNYEKDEKSQQRVFKRLAEFLWVARNVRVKLSKEDLERSGFRGDKTLRDLVNRFNELIQSVVVDDPEREGVSDEYQEVENGLNELFKGRESSLWIFKLEEKLTAAAPSGKAPGIAGIVLRKQLRGAAHLLKILKEMGVGL
- the cmr1 gene encoding type III-B CRISPR module RAMP protein Cmr1 translates to MYEAIFELEAITPLFMRGADQRKAEFRSASVKGVMRWWFRALAGNYFGNNIKALREAEGKVFGSAGSGEAKKSRVFVRAEVKDKREGSVFQHAASWRDEKAIVWSEYVDYLFFSALDKRKNRNTGGVDVKSRFRYYDTGSKFEVVLSSHDRDAFLLAEAALWMAINLGGFGFRARRGAGSLRVTKTKGDFNLKFNNFGSLREFAQEVSTVVSQFNEAIGNLGVSPGKNKRDRADYPLYPVFEQENSLIFTREEWAGIRYHSDRKEKWVSALDNFGRWFLDIKRGRKFSGGFRFRCADYALSHTFERLTDNKVINEVSDQRTYKSRSPREKRYYLGLPIRYANYSTTVSGWLGSVPTDNKDIEGALRSKKNTVERRASGYWLSLVDIGGILYPMVTVFASQFYPDYSGVFYFDKQDKWNRIYAKGLVTITGENNSSAYRFYKKWIENIAQGIDGKFVVLWPRREF
- the tnpA gene encoding IS200/IS605 family transposase produces the protein MQSESLKIKRTRHARHFLTYHFVWIPKYRRDILIGKVAERLKEMLKEYAEEIGCEVIALEVMPDHVHVFLQAKPDLSPAKIVNHLKGKTARKLLQEFPELRSKTTRGRLWSRSYFVASVGYITDEIVKHYIETQWERELKRKGA